A single region of the Candidatus Methylomirabilota bacterium genome encodes:
- a CDS encoding DinB family protein, protein MDARDLLIEEHGAVHSAAVGGNKASLAERTFGGLTDDQMRVRPREDLNSLAWLMWHIARAEDIMTNIIVNGRDQVFDDGWLPRLKITRRDFGMGMTKPEVSELSEKIDLAALRDYRDAVGRRTQEIVRAYGDKDWEGNLEAASLERAGALGCFGDRTETFVKGFTGRPRRAVLTSIAVMHSAMHMGEGATVRAAGGFGTGI, encoded by the coding sequence ATGGACGCGCGCGACCTTCTCATCGAAGAGCACGGCGCAGTGCACTCCGCCGCCGTCGGCGGCAACAAGGCGTCGCTGGCCGAGCGGACCTTCGGCGGCCTGACCGACGACCAGATGCGGGTGCGCCCGCGCGAGGATCTGAACTCCCTTGCCTGGCTCATGTGGCACATCGCCCGCGCCGAAGACATCATGACCAACATCATCGTGAACGGCCGCGACCAGGTCTTCGACGATGGCTGGCTTCCGCGTCTCAAGATTACGCGTCGCGACTTCGGCATGGGCATGACCAAGCCCGAGGTTTCCGAGCTGAGCGAGAAGATTGACCTCGCCGCCCTGCGCGATTACCGCGACGCGGTCGGACGGCGCACTCAGGAAATCGTGCGCGCCTACGGAGATAAGGACTGGGAGGGCAACCTCGAGGCGGCCTCGCTCGAGCGAGCGGGCGCGCTCGGCTGCTTCGGCGACCGCACCGAGACGTTCGTCAAGGGCTTCACCGGCCGCCCCCGCCGCGCCGTGCTGACCAGCATCGCCGTGATGCACTCCGCCATGCACATGGGCGAAGGCGCCACCGTGCGCGCGGCTGGAGGCTTCGGGACGGGCATCTGA
- a CDS encoding Crp/Fnr family transcriptional regulator, whose amino-acid sequence MSLIAIDALKRVKYFRSLSAAELARLARRCRQRALKRGEHAFEAGDPCHGLLVGAEGAVEMRQISPRGREQVLHAEGAGATLGEAPLFDGQGYIASAVAIAPTRLVFVPREAVLDLCRHHLAVALSMLEAMARRVRSFAGLVEDLAFRQVTERLARHLEASAAAS is encoded by the coding sequence GTGTCCCTGATCGCCATCGACGCGTTGAAGCGAGTCAAGTACTTCCGGAGCCTGAGCGCGGCCGAGCTCGCGCGCCTCGCGCGGCGCTGCCGCCAGCGCGCTCTCAAGCGAGGGGAGCACGCGTTCGAGGCGGGCGATCCGTGCCACGGCCTTCTCGTCGGCGCCGAGGGCGCCGTGGAGATGCGGCAGATCTCGCCGCGCGGCCGCGAGCAGGTGCTGCATGCCGAGGGCGCCGGCGCCACGCTGGGCGAGGCCCCGCTCTTCGACGGCCAGGGCTATATCGCCTCGGCCGTCGCCATCGCGCCGACGCGGCTCGTGTTCGTTCCCAGGGAGGCCGTGCTCGACCTCTGCCGACACCATCTGGCCGTCGCGCTGTCCATGCTCGAGGCGATGGCGAGACGGGTGCGAAGTTTTGCCGGGCTCGTCGAGGATCTGGCCTTCCGCCAGGTCACCGAGCGCCTGGCGCGCCACCTCGAGGCGAGTGCCGCCGCGTC
- a CDS encoding alpha/beta hydrolase — protein MAARIEPIVGRYVHLTLGGRSCRVYFEEAGHGIPLLCLHTAGSDGRQFRHLMNDAAVTDHFRVIAFDLPWHGKSTPPVGWEDEEYRLTTAAYVEAVMTFSRALELDRPVVMGCSMGGRIVLQLALEHAAELGAVIGLEAADHQTPWYDTEWLHRPDVHGGEVCAALVSGLVGAPAPDEHRWETLWGYMQSGPGVFKGDLYFYRVDSDFRDRVAGIDTRACPVHLLTGSYDFSCTPEDTLRTAATIKGAEAAIMNELGHFPMSENPARFREYILPVLEKVRAARA, from the coding sequence ATGGCCGCGCGAATCGAGCCGATAGTCGGCCGCTACGTCCACCTGACGCTCGGAGGGCGTTCCTGCCGCGTGTACTTCGAGGAAGCGGGGCACGGCATCCCCCTGCTCTGTCTCCACACCGCCGGCTCGGACGGCAGACAGTTCCGTCACCTGATGAACGATGCGGCGGTGACGGATCACTTCCGCGTCATCGCCTTCGACCTGCCGTGGCACGGCAAGTCCACGCCGCCCGTCGGCTGGGAAGACGAAGAGTACAGGCTGACGACGGCGGCCTACGTAGAGGCCGTCATGACCTTCAGCCGCGCGCTGGAGCTCGACCGGCCCGTGGTCATGGGCTGCTCGATGGGCGGCCGCATCGTCCTCCAGCTCGCCCTGGAGCACGCGGCCGAGCTGGGCGCGGTCATCGGCCTCGAGGCCGCCGACCACCAGACGCCCTGGTACGACACGGAGTGGCTCCACCGCCCCGATGTCCACGGCGGCGAGGTCTGCGCCGCGCTGGTCTCGGGGCTCGTCGGCGCGCCGGCTCCAGACGAGCACCGCTGGGAGACGCTCTGGGGCTACATGCAGAGCGGCCCGGGCGTCTTCAAGGGCGACCTCTACTTCTACCGCGTGGATTCCGACTTCCGCGATCGGGTCGCCGGAATCGACACCCGCGCCTGCCCCGTCCATCTCCTCACGGGCAGCTACGATTTCTCCTGCACGCCCGAGGACACCCTCCGCACGGCCGCCACGATCAAAGGCGCGGAGGCGGCCATCATGAACGAGCTCGGCCACTTCCCGATGAGCGAGAATCCGGCGCGCTTCCGCGAATACATCCTGCCCGTCCTCGAGAAGGTCCGCGCCGCCCGGGCTTGA